A stretch of DNA from Piliocolobus tephrosceles isolate RC106 chromosome 21, ASM277652v3, whole genome shotgun sequence:
gctgaaatgggaggactgcttgagcccaggagtttaagaccagcctgggcaacataatgaagactccatttctacaagaactaaaaaataaaaatattttttaaatttgcagggtgtgatggtgcatgcctgtagtcccagacaggaggctgagacaggaggatctctcaagtccaagagtttgaggcttcagtgagctatgattgtgccactgtacagAGAGAGACCCAGTACAGAGAGACACTGTACAGAGTTCACTGTGTTGTACAGAGAGACACTGTACAGAGAgagacccagtctcttaaaaaaaaaaagaaagaaaagaaaaaaaaagtaattgcaaaGCGTTTAATCAGCTTAAGACCTTGTGGGTCTTTTAAAAGCATGATCATAGACACAAACACAGATCCCACATTTGCCCTATCTGAGCTTCTGGAATCTCTTAGTCCTCCTGAGGAGTAGTGGGAGGTGGCGGGAGAGTGACTCTTAAATCTGGGTGTCCTGACAGCACCCCTTCTGCTATCTACCTCTGCCTGTGTGAAAAATGGCTACTTCCTTTCCCCTGGTCAACCCCCTTCTCACTTCTAgggtaaaaaagaataaaaaaaaacccttgtcGGTTTTCAGCCAAAGTCTCTGGAATGTATTGCAAATTACCTTTAGAAAGCTACATGTGGCCTGGcgaggtgactcacgcctgtaatcccagcactttgggaggccgaggtgggcagatcacctgagttcagaagttcaagaccagcctggccaatgtggtgaaaccccatctctactaaaaatacaaaaattagccaggcatagtggcagtcacctgtaataccagctactcgggaggctgaggcaggagatttgcttgaacccaggacgcagaggttgcagtgagcccacatcatgccattgcactccagcctgggcaacaagagtgaaattgtctcaaaaaagaaaataaaagaaagttaaatgCATCTGTTTTTAGAGCCTAACTTACGCAAGAATGGGACAGAGCTCTCTCTGGACCACAGGCAGGATTTGGCAGCACTGCCCAGGCAGATGTCATCCTGAGATCAAGGACCAAGCATTTTCTTACTTGTTGATCAAAAGAATTAGAAGCCACTTAACATTCTGTCATTTGCACCTGTGTGGCTACTCAagaatatagattttattttgtagtgaaattatagaaaaaaataaagaatattgatTTTAGACTAAGCATGGTAGgttatgcctatagtcccagtactttaggaggcctaggtgggaggactgcttgaggccaagagtttgagaccagcctaggcaacatagcctGACTCTGTCTAcgaaaaattagttgagtgtaggggtgcacacctttagtcccagctacttgggagggtaagatgggaggagagcttgagcccaggaattcaaggctgtggTTTgctgattgcactactgcactccagcctgggtgacacagcaagatcctgtctctaaagaaaaataaaaataaataaataaattaactgccttaaaaaacattagccaggtacagtggcacacacctgtagttccagctgctcaggaggctgaggtaggaggatagcttgagcccaagatttggaggctgcagtgagccacaataacaccactgcactccagcctgggtgacagagggagaccctgtctcaaaaaacaaaaaaggtggggggaaaaaaagactatCAACTTCAGAAGTAGATGCAACGTATATTTAAAAGTAATCTAAGTATCTGTGTAAAGATGCTATGTTTGACTCATTGGCAGGTATGAGTTCATTGCCCAGCGTTCTTTATCAAAAAAACAGCTTTTATAGTACACGCTGTGGTTACGTCATTTTTCTTTCAGAggattattactttttaaaagcttcttaAAAAGCTTCTTAAATTCCCAGTTAAAGCTGTTACATTCTAACCCAGTCTCAGAGCTGATTGGCTCAAAACCTCTGTGGGCCAGTAATGCCACATTACCCTGGAGGGGCGGGCAGCGCGGGGGTCAGGGAGCTGCCAAAGCCAGCCCTCCTACTGGCCAGCACGCACATTCCAGGGGATAAATAGGATTAAGTGCTCTAAAGAGGATTCCCAGCCCTCCTGCAAAGGAGGATCAAACACTCTGGTCTAGCTCTGGAACAAAAAGAAGCCCCAGAGAAGGAGAAAGTGCCTGTTTAAACACCAGGTGGCCCCACCCCAAGCCTCCGCTCTTCCTCTTACCCCCATCTCTGGATGGCTGGGGAGAGCCCTTTTCCGCAGGCAAGTGTGCGCACTGGATCCAAGTCCGTGAGAGTGGGTTCAACCTACCCTTTTTGGTTTCCTAAATAGGGTCAGCCCCTGAGCAGCAGTGGGAGGTCATGACCTCAAATCTCTTCTAGCTGCTTTTGGGGACGAATGGATAAACTCTGTTAGGAAGCGCTGTAGCGCGTCTTAGAGAAAGCCCTTTGCATGAACCGCTCTCAGGACACTCTCCTAAATTTAGGTGCTGAAAGATTAAGGTAATAAAAACTGCTGACATTTGATTGCAATTTTTCTTGTCCAGGAAACAGACCAACCACATAGAACCAAAAAGCGCCCCTCTCCAAacttcaccccaccccacccacctttTCAAACTGTCCCGCGAGGAGAGGGGATGACACTGGCAGGGGTGGGCACCAAACATGGACTCCCTGTAAAGACGCCCCAACAGCACACGTGTTAACTCATTAACTCAGAGGGATCTGGGGTCACTGTGACGGTTTTCTACTAATAGGGAATAAAGCTCCTGCAGACGTTAGCGGTAATGCCCTGACGGCCGGCGCAAAGTTAACTCCTCCCGGGCTAGCAAGAGGAAACCGTGTCCTGCCCAGGCATATGTGCACTGGAAACGCGCGTGTACCCATGTACACACGGGGTTTTAGGATCACTCCCCTTGCACAGGCCAGACCCCACACCCATCCCTAGTCTTTTCTCCGGGGAGGGAGCAGCGGCAGCAGGCGGCCGTCGGATGTCCATCAGCTCAGCTTCGCCACGCACACGGCTAGGGCCACAGCCGCCAGCAGCACTGCGCCGAAAAGGATGGCGGCCAGGGCCTTCCTGGGGTCGCAACCCCCTCCGCGCTCCTCCACGGACACGACCGAGGAGGGGCCGGCGTTGACTGTGGACAGGAGCTCGGCGCCCGCCGCCTGCCGGGCTTGCACGGTCCAGCGGGGCACGTTAACCTTCATCTCCATGTTGTCGATCATCTCGCCCACCTGAAGGACCTCGCGCTCCAGCTCCCGCAGGTCCGCGACGTCGAAGTCGCCCTCCGCCTCGAGCCGCAGGCTGCGGGTGCTCAGCGCGCGCGCCGCCACACCGGAGGAGGCGCCGGCTACACCTGTGCGCACCAGCGGCCGCCGAGGCGCGTGCAGCGGGAACGCGGCACCCAGCTCCAGCGCGCGTCGCATATCCGCTTCCAGCAGGTCCAGGCAGCCCGAGAAGGCCACCCACAGACGCTCGAACTCCGCGCGCTCGTCGGCGGCCAGGCCCCGGTCGCGCAGCACGGCAGTCAGCCGGGCGCAGGTGGACACCGCCAGCTCCTGCGCCTTTTGGCGCGTCTTTTGCAGCTCCTGCCGCAGGTTCTGCGAGTCCGCCGAGCCGCCGACGGTCAGCACCAGGTGGTGGTAGCACGCAGTCGTCTTGTTGAACCCATCTAGCAACGCCTTGCACTCCTCCCTCGCCATTGCGGTGCGCTCCAGCTGGGCCCTGCCGCCTCAGCGCGGCAGGACGCGGCTAGCCCCCGTTCCGGCCTCGGTCCGCGCGGCACGAACGCTCCTCATGGTCCGTGACTCGCTCGGCGCTGCTGCCAACGTCCACAGAGCCCGCCCGGGACCCTCGACGTGCTTCTCTGCGGACTGGGCGCGGAGAGGGAGCCCCGTTAGCGGTCCCCCGCTCCCTCGTCCATCCTCCCAGGCGCACTGCGAGTTACACGCCGTGTCTCTGCCCCGCCCTGGCCTCCACGGTGGCTCCCTGGGAAGCTGAGGGTGTGGTCCCCATCCTCCCTGGGTGCCAACCCCGGGGCGAGCAGGATGCAGAGCCGCGCGCTTCGCCTTAGGCGCTGCCAAGGGGCGGCCGGGTAGGGTTTCCTAGGACCCGCCCACCCCGCCAGTCCCGGCCGAAGCTGCAACCCCCTGGATCAGCGGTAGGCGGGGCTCCGCGCGGGGAGGTCACGTGTGGGTcgcccattcctccctccccttcaccCCATCCGAGTTCTGGAATGTTAGCGCTCGAGAGTTAAAACACGTCCTATTTTacggatggggaaactgaggcccaggtaAAAAGCAGGCCAGGCTCCCGCGGAGGTTTTGCCAGTGAGGGGACTAGAACCCAACTATACTGACTCCCGGACCCTTTCGGCGACAGGACGTGGGGTGCCTCGCAAGACTGGGCACCTCCGTGCCCCAAAGCGAGCAGTGACTGGCAATCCGAGGGGCTGGGCGCTGCCGGGGTCCGGTGTCCCTGGCGCATCGCGCTCTGCTGGTCAGTGCTTCCGAGCGCGTACCCCACCTCTAGTGTCAGCCCCggctcccagccctgcccctcacGTTCTGGGCACGCGCAGTTGCTGGCGCGGGGCGGGGCCAGCTGGAGTAGGAAGCGTAGGGAGCCGCCTGAGCCCCGCCCCCGGCTGGGCTGGACTCAATGATTGCTCTGTGCACACGTCACTCTGGGAAACGACGGTTTCTCACTGGGTCAGCTGTGACGCGGCTCCGCCCCACGGCGGAGTAAGGAGTGGGCTATAGGGCCCGATCGCCGCGCTAGGGTGGTGGGCATCGAGGTCCCAGTAGCGGACGAGGGAGGTTCCGCCGCCGCCCAGGATGGGTGGGAATGAAGGGATGTAGCCTTTTAAGTAAGTGTCCTCGCGTTGGCCTCCTCCCGCGCCTCCCCTCTCGCGGGACGGCTGCGCCTCGGAGCGCGGCGGCCGGGCGGGGCCCGGAGAGTGAGGGGGGAGGGGCTCCCTGCTCTCCGCAGTCCGCTCCCGGGTCCGCCAGGTGGCTTCGCGCCGCCCTAGACGCCGCGTCCCCAGGTGGGTGCCCGGTCCACAGCCGGCGCGCCCTGCGCACTCCGCTCCTTGGGTCTGGAGGAGAGGGAGCGGTCGATGTGGAGAATGCATCCTCCGAGCCCCGCTGCGTAGACACCGGCGGGTGGGGCCGGGGTCCCGAGTCTGGGGGTTCGGACCTGGCGGGGCGCGGGAAGTCGCCGCGCAGTTTCCCCGCGGCCTAGGGGCTGCTGGAGGGGAGGCAGCGGGTGGGGGTTCGAGCCGCGCGCCCGGCGGTTGTGATTTCCGGGGGGGGGGCGGTGAAGAGGGCGCGGAGCGGGAAATCCCTGGCTGCCGGCCTCTCGCGGGGCGGGGTCTCTGCGTCTCCACAGGTAAAGATTGTTAAAGGAAAACTCTTACGCCCCAAGAGATGTTCCGGATTCTGAGTCTGTTCCGTCTTTTGGTTGAAAATGGACTGCCCAGGAGCGCACGAGCCACTCAGTGCCCCCTTGGCTGCCCCTCGAGGTGCAGGGGACGTGGGCACTCGCGGTCCGTGCTGGGCGAGGGAGCAAGGGACAGGTCTTCGCTGAGGATTTAGAGCATGCAGAGAACGAGGGCTGCTGGCAGTGCTGGAGGGActgtgaggctgcagagagctcgGATTTTACAAGTTGATGGGTTTCATGGAGAGAGGCCActgttttaatttaataatgCACTCTTCCCACTGGCTGAAGAGTAGagtagtggattttttttttcttttctttttctttctttttgagacagggtctggctctgttggccagtctggagtgcagtggtgccatcatagttcatttcagcttcaaactcctagactcaagcaatcctttcacctcatcCTCCTTTGtaaagctggaactacaggtaggTACGTGCCActatgcacggctaatttttaatttttgctttttttttttgtagagatgggatctagctcggttgcccaggctggtcttgaactcctggtctcaagccgtGGTcttgtcttggcttcccaaggtgttggggttacaggcactaGTCACCATGTTTTGCTGAGCAGTAGCTATTATCgtttcgagattagcctggcatGAGGTCTGGTGTTGAGGTGGGCTGGGGGTCCGGTGCACTGAGCCCCGGGGCCTGCTGTCACTCAGGGGTCTGTCCTTTAACTGGGTGAGCAGTAGGCTGGGTGTTTGCTGCCAGGGCTTGGGTACTCCTGGCCTTGACCATTGTGTGGAAGGGGGGTTCTCAGCCACCCACATGCTACATGGGTTTGTTCCCAGGGGAATAGTAGTTTTCAGGACAAAATGGGTGGAAAGAGGGAAAACCCTCTTTCCCTTCAGGGGAGAGCTTTGGAGACAGCAGAGGATGAGGAAGCTGCAAAGGTGGCCAGAGGCCAGACATGCCAGGTCCTGAGCACCTAGCAGAGAAGTTGAGGGCTCAGCTGGTGGGGAGTAGGGGGAAGCCTTTGAGGAATCCTGCAGAGCTTGGTGTTGGAAAGATCAGTTTGTTTTGTTGCTAGTGGACAGGTGTGAGTGAAATCCAGGGGGCAGATCCAGGAGGCACAGCCCATAGGCCTTGGAAGAAGGGGGTGCAGGATAAGAGCAGGAGCAGAGACTTCTCCTGACCAGCCATAGGGACAGGAATGCACCTGGGGCTCTGACGTTGGATAGACTTGCATTCCCAACTTACACCCAGACTTGCCTGGTGACCTGAAATAATCTTGGCCGGCAGCTTCCCTGGGAGAGCAGGCAGAGGTGTCTGCAGATGGCCTGGGGCTAGGGTCCCCATTGTGCCTCTTTGTGGCTGTTAAACTGTGTCTCCCTCACCAAAGCAGCTGCTAGGTCTTTGTTAGTGATGTTTCTGTGTCCCGGTTAGGGTTTCTGTGGCATCTGTCCTGCTGGGGATCTTGCAGGTCTGTCATTTGCCAGCACTAGGCTGGTGTCCAATGACTCCATCCTTTCATAGAGGAGCGGAGGAATGTGACCATGTCATGATAGGTACCAGTCCTAGAAAGGATTCAGTCCAGAAGGATCCAGACTCGATTTGTCCTGGGGTTGATTCTCCATCTGAGGAACACTGAGAAGTGGCTCTAGAGCTCCTGCCCATCTGCCCAAGATACTGGTGGAGGGTACATGGTGGTTCTCCCTGCGGTCCAGGAACGGGGTGATGCAGTGACATTCGGAGGGGCTGTTGTGCTCCTCCAAACTCTTCTGCTCCCTGCATGGTCCCGCCCTGGTTCCTGTCCTGGCTTCTCTCTAACCCTGCACATTCCAGCTGTCACTGTGTTGGGCTGGCACTGAGCATCCTgattgttttggggtttttgccTTTGTGCCTGCTTGGCTATGACCTGGGGCTAGCCCCTCACCTACCCTGGATATGGACAGTGGAGTTCCAGCTCTTGTGAGGGATGACCTCTTCCTGGGAGCTCGGGCTTCTTCTTAATGCGCCGCTATCATTTTGTTCAAGTGGGTGAGCAGTTACTCCATGTCTGCAGGGAGCCAGGCGCAGGGCTGGGTGCTTTAATGAGAAGCTTTGAGAAGAATATGGACAGGATCTCTAAATGTTATAGGTCAGAAGAACACAAGTGACTGTAACAGCGTTTATTACATCACCACATTGTTTCCATTGGTATGAAAAATAGATGAACAGAAAGTTTTCGTTTTTCGCCTTTTCGTTCTGAATCATAAATTGGACCAAATGGAGAATACTGCTCATCTGTTGGGAAGCATTCCTGGTCAGAGTGTTTGGTTAGAGGCCTGGAAGGGCAGGAACAACCATCGCAGGGAGATTTCAGCAGGGAGTGCGTCTCTAAGGAGGCTGAATTCCCCGTGCTGAATTCTGCTGAGCTGGGTTGCATGCTGTCACCAGACGGTTCCTGACCACCCAGACTTATCTGGGCTCGCAGGACGGTTGAAGACCACAAAACCACGAGTGTGCACACTGCCGCCTGAAATACTAGTTTGAGGCCTCACATGGTTCTGCTGTTCGTAGAATAACTGCAGATAACTCACATTTAGGGGTATTTGTTATCTCCAGCTAACTCAACTGGATTTTCTGTACATTTTCCCATCATTTGAGCCCAAGCAgggatggaattttttttaaagaagttttataaGAAGATTCActtatctttctagttttacaAGAAAAAGTCCATTTTCTTTGcatgttattttaaatagcaaagtaattcttttttttttttttttttttttgagacagggtctcactctgccgcccaggttggagtgcagtggcccaatctcagctcactgcaacctctgccttctgggttcaagaaattctcgtgcctcagcctcccaagtagctgggatttataggcatgggccaccacacccaa
This window harbors:
- the RGS9BP gene encoding regulator of G-protein signaling 9-binding protein yields the protein MAREECKALLDGFNKTTACYHHLVLTVGGSADSQNLRQELQKTRQKAQELAVSTCARLTAVLRDRGLAADERAEFERLWVAFSGCLDLLEADMRRALELGAAFPLHAPRRPLVRTGVAGASSGVAARALSTRSLRLEAEGDFDVADLRELEREVLQVGEMIDNMEMKVNVPRWTVQARQAAGAELLSTVNAGPSSVVSVEERGGGCDPRKALAAILFGAVLLAAVALAVCVAKLS